In the genome of Ignavibacteriales bacterium, one region contains:
- a CDS encoding acyl-CoA dehydrogenase family protein — protein MISLLTEDQRLRYIEFQEFIKINVELSASKWDQDEEMPDDFISLLASTGYLGSNIPVEYGGKGWDFVTFGLLNEAVGKGISSLTDLLTIQAMVSMTLLKWGTQAQKSRWLEPLAKGNIIGAFSLTEPNVGSAIQSLETTINKRGDKYVLNGFKRWTSYGEKADLFLVFGKDEDKSVACLLTKDTPGLTIHPIKNMMGFRAAHMAQLNFNNVEIPETDIVGKPGFALSHVASIGLHYGRISTSCSALGLLRACFEESVVYASQRKIGSKNVGDEGMIRTLIARMGTDLQAASLLCYSACRAEDEKTPDVYEKVQMAKYFTSRAAVKAASDAVQIQGANGCHISSPVSRYYRDSKIMEIIEGTTQIHERMLGKTFVEKAAKILKAKKRT, from the coding sequence ATGATCAGTTTACTTACAGAAGATCAGAGATTACGCTACATTGAATTTCAGGAATTCATAAAAATCAATGTAGAATTATCAGCATCGAAATGGGATCAGGATGAAGAAATGCCTGATGATTTCATTTCACTGCTTGCAAGCACAGGTTACCTCGGCAGCAATATACCGGTTGAATACGGCGGTAAAGGCTGGGACTTTGTCACATTCGGACTTCTTAACGAAGCAGTCGGCAAAGGAATATCATCTCTCACAGATTTACTGACAATTCAGGCGATGGTTTCTATGACGCTGCTTAAATGGGGAACTCAAGCACAAAAATCCAGATGGCTTGAACCGCTCGCGAAGGGAAATATCATTGGGGCATTTTCACTTACGGAACCCAATGTAGGGAGTGCGATTCAATCACTCGAAACAACAATTAATAAACGCGGTGATAAATACGTACTGAATGGATTTAAACGCTGGACATCCTATGGAGAGAAAGCTGATCTCTTCCTTGTATTTGGAAAGGACGAAGATAAATCCGTTGCTTGTCTTTTAACTAAAGATACACCGGGACTAACCATACACCCGATTAAGAATATGATGGGTTTCAGAGCTGCACATATGGCTCAACTTAATTTTAACAACGTTGAAATACCGGAGACCGATATTGTCGGTAAACCCGGTTTTGCACTTTCACATGTAGCTTCTATTGGATTACATTATGGAAGAATAAGTACTTCATGTTCTGCCCTGGGTTTATTGAGAGCCTGTTTTGAAGAAAGTGTTGTTTACGCATCCCAGAGAAAAATCGGGAGTAAGAATGTCGGCGATGAAGGAATGATAAGAACTTTGATTGCAAGAATGGGTACTGATCTTCAGGCTGCTTCATTATTGTGTTATTCAGCCTGCCGTGCGGAGGACGAAAAAACTCCTGATGTTTATGAGAAAGTTCAGATGGCAAAGTATTTTACTTCCCGCGCTGCAGTAAAAGCTGCATCAGACGCGGTACAAATTCAGGGTGCGAATGGTTGTCATATTTCTTCACCTGTATCACGGTACTATCGTGACTCAAAAATTATGGAAATCATTGAAGGCACAACACAAATCCACGAACGCATGCTTGGAAAGACATTCGTTGAAAAAGCAGCAAAAATTTTAAAAGCAAAGAAAAGAACCTGA
- a CDS encoding acyl carrier protein, whose product MNIETTQSIKDTIRNFIFDSINVSDLNDDVNLFESGIVNSLFAVQLMTFLEKSFSIEVTMDDLMMENFESINATTAFVERKQNN is encoded by the coding sequence ATGAACATAGAAACAACACAATCGATCAAAGACACGATCCGTAATTTTATTTTTGATTCAATAAATGTTTCAGATCTGAATGATGATGTAAATTTATTTGAGTCAGGAATAGTTAATTCACTCTTTGCTGTACAGTTGATGACATTTCTTGAAAAGTCATTTAGCATTGAAGTCACAATGGATGACCTTATGATGGAAAATTTTGAATCAATCAACGCAACTACAGCTTTCGTAGAACGCAAACAGAATAATTAA
- a CDS encoding FkbM family methyltransferase — translation MNNNKKILPHDTIGELKALTKFSDLSVKQFISSNLLDSNFLKTRDCDSGSVTFNLSTLEYCRDHIFGDMVVLPGSVFVELALVIYQTRFGWRPVRLKNISFGNLIILSEEDVVLNFNISSSGQGAARVEFHEKSISSEIENSRTTSVELEEIIDSDILHEATVPDISAFKKNADKVIDSKEFYSKLHESGNQYGQDFRNISQIWFKDNIALGHLDFSRLVSPTENDFILNPVKLDSVAQLLSSLSDSGGRTFILTSVDEIHVFNFELPAEFYCLAKLDLNQSANQNEFCGELSVYDETGKSLIKLTGLKFKYLERSADSTSQIKGDEYNIVISSTFTADPVEDSIKFWNSYFNTEYKVKFAPYNQVFQELLHPQSMLSTNDNGQNVILLGLEDWSRKENILTSHLEKEQVDKLFEDKKRFTLPNHVEIVHLNKYETEYVYKEIFLDKCYLKHGITINDYDTIIDIGANIGLFTLFVNQHCKEPVVYSFEPSPVVFQLLEANSKVYGKNVKPFNYGVSDKQKTATFTFYENSSVFSSFNADENQDKEAIQAVVKNMLREVSDSDKNELDQYVEEITSSRLESKHYECNLLSVSDIIEQNKIDKIDLLKIDAEKSELDIINGIKPEHWEKIKQIVIEIHDKSRKILEEIERVLKTNGYTIEVEEEQLLHNSGLFNVFAKRSSINGEQSHTKYEYEFEKKLSENIDQFCKALQSFSLRNNTPLLIGIVPFSNHVKSDIKLNSIYKKHEEKLLGKVKEFSDAEILTSEFLESAYPVENYYDPHGDELGHIPYTQQYFTSLGTILFRNIFTQRSSAHKVIVVDCDNTLWKGVCAEDGADGIIITEAHKFLQKKLVEQVRSGMLLCINSKNIEDDVWNVFNSRTDMLLKSEHIVASRINWENKSANLKSLADELSLGLDSFIFIDDNPIECAEVMSAYPEVLTLQLPQQEEFIIPFVNNIWAFDHHKITDEDKKRTKMYKENSAREKHLTNSLTLKDFLDGLELNVKISSPEEKHIPRVSQLTYRTNQFNFTTIRRSETEITEFMKSENNGVIKAEVSDRFGDYGLVGLLLYSYQHNKIVADTFLLSCRVLGRGVEYNMLAELGRKAQQKGLEEIEITYHPTAKNKPALDFINKIASRFRTEIPDGARYNFPTGYLVDLQYQQYLEKEFSESKTKEPSKIKAGIEKSNNKLQGYSGKFQFLADQLTDPKNIFEKVETLKTENLSNKKSKILLPSTELEIKVIEIWERVLSCKNLSMDDNFFELGGTSLKAVQLVASIKKELKKNISIVTIFECPTIQLLVKKLDENTNEENHTDNAITNGSDRGARRRNIRIPRKG, via the coding sequence ATGAACAACAATAAAAAAATTCTGCCCCATGATACCATTGGAGAACTTAAAGCATTAACAAAGTTTTCTGACCTTTCGGTTAAACAGTTTATTTCATCAAATCTTCTGGACAGCAATTTTCTGAAAACCAGAGATTGTGATTCGGGTTCAGTCACATTTAACCTTTCCACACTCGAATATTGCCGTGATCATATTTTTGGCGATATGGTGGTTCTTCCCGGCTCTGTTTTTGTAGAACTCGCATTGGTAATATATCAGACAAGGTTTGGGTGGAGACCAGTCAGGCTGAAAAATATAAGCTTTGGAAATCTTATTATCCTGTCAGAAGAGGATGTAGTATTAAACTTTAATATATCATCTTCCGGGCAGGGAGCCGCCAGGGTTGAGTTTCATGAAAAAAGTATTTCTTCAGAAATTGAAAATAGCCGAACTACTTCCGTTGAGCTTGAAGAAATTATAGATTCAGATATTTTACACGAAGCAACCGTTCCTGATATCTCTGCTTTCAAAAAGAATGCTGATAAAGTTATTGACTCAAAAGAATTTTATTCAAAGCTCCATGAAAGCGGAAATCAATATGGGCAGGACTTTCGCAATATTAGTCAGATTTGGTTTAAAGATAATATAGCTCTCGGACACCTTGATTTCAGCCGGCTAGTCTCGCCGACTGAAAATGATTTTATTCTCAACCCGGTCAAACTTGATTCTGTTGCACAACTGCTTTCATCACTTAGTGATTCTGGCGGAAGAACATTTATTCTCACCTCGGTTGATGAGATTCACGTTTTCAATTTTGAACTGCCTGCGGAATTTTACTGTTTGGCAAAGCTTGATCTTAATCAATCTGCTAATCAAAATGAATTCTGCGGTGAGCTAAGTGTCTATGATGAGACCGGCAAATCATTAATAAAATTAACCGGTTTAAAATTTAAATATCTTGAACGGTCAGCAGATTCAACTTCACAAATAAAGGGTGATGAATATAATATTGTAATATCCTCAACCTTTACTGCAGACCCGGTTGAAGATTCAATAAAATTCTGGAATTCATACTTTAATACAGAGTACAAAGTAAAATTTGCTCCATATAACCAGGTGTTCCAGGAATTGCTGCATCCTCAAAGCATGTTGTCGACGAATGATAACGGTCAAAACGTAATCCTTCTTGGTCTTGAAGACTGGAGCCGGAAAGAAAATATACTTACATCACATCTAGAAAAAGAACAAGTCGATAAACTTTTCGAAGATAAAAAAAGATTTACCCTCCCGAATCATGTTGAAATAGTTCACTTAAATAAATATGAAACGGAATATGTCTATAAAGAAATATTTCTTGATAAATGTTATTTAAAACATGGGATTACAATAAATGATTATGATACTATAATTGATATCGGTGCCAATATCGGTTTGTTCACGTTGTTTGTTAATCAACATTGCAAAGAACCTGTTGTATATTCATTTGAACCTTCACCCGTAGTCTTTCAATTGTTGGAAGCGAACAGTAAAGTCTATGGAAAGAATGTAAAACCATTTAACTATGGGGTTTCGGATAAACAGAAAACGGCAACATTTACGTTTTATGAAAATTCATCTGTGTTCTCAAGTTTCAATGCCGATGAAAATCAGGACAAAGAAGCTATACAGGCGGTAGTTAAAAATATGCTGCGTGAAGTTTCAGATAGTGATAAAAATGAACTTGATCAATACGTTGAAGAAATCACAAGCAGCAGACTCGAAAGTAAGCATTATGAGTGCAACCTTCTGTCCGTTTCAGATATAATCGAGCAAAACAAAATTGATAAAATTGATTTACTTAAAATTGATGCTGAAAAAAGTGAGCTGGATATTATAAATGGAATTAAACCGGAACACTGGGAAAAAATAAAACAAATTGTAATTGAGATTCACGATAAGTCAAGAAAAATACTTGAAGAAATTGAGAGAGTTCTTAAGACAAACGGATATACAATAGAAGTGGAAGAAGAACAACTGCTTCACAATTCAGGTTTGTTTAATGTATTTGCAAAAAGAAGTTCAATTAACGGTGAACAATCTCATACTAAGTATGAATATGAATTTGAAAAAAAATTAAGCGAAAATATTGACCAATTCTGTAAGGCTCTTCAATCATTCTCTCTAAGAAACAATACACCACTTTTGATCGGGATAGTTCCGTTCTCTAATCATGTCAAATCTGATATTAAGCTGAACAGTATCTACAAAAAGCATGAAGAAAAACTTTTAGGCAAAGTAAAAGAATTTTCCGATGCGGAAATACTAACTTCGGAATTTCTTGAGTCAGCATATCCAGTGGAAAATTATTATGACCCACACGGTGATGAGCTCGGTCATATTCCCTACACCCAGCAATATTTTACTTCACTCGGGACTATTTTATTCAGAAATATTTTTACGCAGCGTTCCTCCGCTCATAAGGTGATTGTTGTTGATTGCGATAACACTTTATGGAAAGGTGTTTGCGCAGAGGATGGTGCCGACGGAATTATAATAACAGAAGCACACAAATTTCTGCAGAAGAAATTAGTCGAGCAGGTACGGAGCGGGATGCTGTTATGCATTAACAGTAAAAATATCGAAGATGATGTATGGAATGTTTTTAATTCCCGGACAGATATGTTACTTAAGAGCGAACATATTGTTGCATCAAGAATTAACTGGGAAAATAAATCCGCAAACTTGAAATCACTTGCTGATGAACTCAGTTTAGGCCTGGATAGTTTTATCTTCATTGATGATAATCCAATTGAGTGTGCAGAAGTAATGTCAGCGTATCCCGAAGTGCTGACACTGCAATTACCCCAACAGGAGGAATTTATTATTCCATTTGTAAATAATATATGGGCGTTTGATCATCATAAAATTACAGATGAAGACAAAAAACGTACTAAAATGTACAAGGAAAATTCCGCAAGAGAAAAGCACTTAACAAATTCTTTAACACTAAAAGATTTTCTTGACGGCTTGGAATTAAATGTTAAGATCAGTAGTCCGGAGGAGAAACATATTCCGAGAGTTTCTCAGCTTACATATCGGACAAATCAGTTTAACTTTACAACAATCAGAAGAAGTGAAACTGAGATCACTGAATTCATGAAATCTGAAAACAATGGAGTTATAAAAGCTGAGGTTAGTGATCGTTTTGGAGATTATGGATTGGTCGGACTTTTATTGTACAGCTATCAACATAATAAAATTGTTGCAGATACATTTTTATTAAGCTGCAGAGTACTCGGCAGAGGTGTTGAATATAATATGCTTGCTGAACTCGGACGAAAAGCGCAGCAAAAAGGATTGGAAGAAATTGAAATTACTTACCATCCAACAGCCAAGAACAAACCTGCCCTGGACTTTATAAACAAAATTGCTTCTCGGTTTAGAACCGAAATTCCGGACGGAGCCAGGTATAATTTCCCGACGGGTTACCTGGTTGATTTACAGTATCAGCAATACCTTGAAAAAGAATTCAGTGAATCAAAAACGAAAGAACCATCAAAGATTAAAGCTGGAATCGAAAAATCAAACAACAAGTTGCAAGGTTATTCAGGAAAATTTCAATTCCTTGCAGACCAATTAACTGATCCGAAAAACATTTTTGAAAAAGTTGAAACCTTAAAAACTGAAAATCTTTCAAACAAGAAATCAAAAATACTTCTACCTTCAACCGAACTGGAAATAAAAGTTATCGAAATATGGGAACGAGTGCTTAGCTGCAAAAATCTGAGTATGGATGATAACTTTTTTGAATTAGGCGGAACATCACTTAAAGCAGTTCAACTGGTTGCATCGATTAAAAAAGAACTTAAAAAGAATATATCAATCGTCACCATATTTGAATGCCCCACGATTCAATTGCTTGTAAAAAAATTGGATGAAAATACTAACGAAGAAAATCATACAGATAATGCAATTACAAATGGAAGTGACAGAGGGGCAAGGCGAAGGAATATAAGAATTCCAAGAAAAGGTTAA
- a CDS encoding amino acid adenylation domain-containing protein, whose product MSEQNLILEYPELENLKKFNDTICPFRDDITINELFEEYAAVNYDHTAVICDHSKSLFEKNTMSFGELDILSNQLARSLRNNGAGRDKVIGICVERSFDMIVGILGILKSGSAYLPLSPELPEERINYMLSDSNAQILLVQDKTKNKFSFAGTLINLSNTNFYNEDSKKLTVINKPGDLAYVIYTSGSTGRPKGVMIEHRSLINRITWMQKTYTINSDDVILQKTPFYFDVSVWELFWWMITGTKLCFLMPGGEKIPLAIVETIKKHNISTMHFVPSMLNVFLEYLDGKDEVYMQKLKSLKKVFASGEALSPGHVKKFNRVLGKQTGAVLINLYGPTEATVDVSYYNCPVDEKFEKIPIGKPIDNTQFFIINENKLMPAGESGELCISGVCLARGYINNEMLTNERFVLNPFLPGEKMYRTGDIARWLPDGNVEYLGREDHQVKIRGLRIELGEIESIIREYPEIKDCVVIVKQYSENIILIVGYIVPKKDFNSDELKNYLKKYLPDYMIPNNFIELDHIPVLPNGKADRKSLPEPVITLNR is encoded by the coding sequence ATGTCCGAACAAAATTTAATACTTGAATATCCTGAATTGGAAAATTTGAAAAAATTCAATGATACAATATGCCCGTTCAGGGATGATATAACTATCAATGAATTGTTTGAAGAATATGCCGCGGTTAATTATGATCACACCGCTGTGATCTGTGATCATTCAAAATCACTTTTCGAAAAGAATACAATGAGTTTCGGAGAGCTTGATATTTTATCGAATCAACTGGCAAGAAGTCTTAGGAATAATGGTGCCGGTCGCGATAAAGTAATCGGAATTTGTGTGGAGCGATCCTTCGACATGATAGTTGGAATACTTGGCATATTGAAATCGGGCTCAGCCTACCTGCCGCTTTCTCCTGAATTGCCTGAAGAAAGAATAAACTATATGCTGAGTGACAGTAATGCTCAAATACTGTTAGTGCAGGATAAAACAAAAAATAAATTTTCTTTTGCAGGAACGTTAATTAATCTTAGCAACACAAATTTTTATAATGAAGATTCAAAAAAGTTAACCGTTATAAATAAGCCTGGTGACCTGGCATATGTAATATATACATCCGGATCAACCGGAAGACCAAAGGGAGTGATGATTGAACATAGATCACTTATTAATAGAATAACATGGATGCAGAAGACATATACTATTAATAGTGATGATGTAATACTTCAAAAGACCCCTTTTTATTTTGATGTTTCTGTGTGGGAATTGTTCTGGTGGATGATAACAGGAACAAAACTTTGTTTTCTGATGCCGGGCGGTGAAAAAATTCCTTTAGCTATTGTAGAGACAATAAAGAAGCATAACATAAGCACGATGCATTTTGTCCCCTCTATGCTGAATGTTTTTCTTGAATATCTTGATGGTAAAGATGAAGTTTATATGCAAAAACTTAAGTCACTAAAAAAAGTTTTCGCAAGCGGGGAAGCACTTTCTCCGGGTCATGTAAAAAAATTTAATCGTGTATTGGGAAAACAGACGGGCGCAGTTTTAATAAATCTTTATGGACCTACTGAAGCAACAGTTGATGTGAGTTATTATAACTGTCCGGTTGATGAAAAATTTGAAAAAATACCGATTGGAAAACCGATTGATAATACTCAGTTCTTTATAATTAATGAAAATAAATTAATGCCTGCAGGTGAATCCGGAGAACTCTGCATTTCAGGTGTATGCCTGGCTAGAGGTTATATTAATAATGAGATGCTAACTAATGAAAGGTTTGTGCTTAACCCATTTTTACCTGGCGAAAAAATGTATCGTACCGGTGATATCGCCAGATGGCTCCCCGATGGGAATGTTGAATATCTGGGAAGAGAAGATCATCAGGTTAAAATTAGAGGCTTACGTATTGAACTTGGAGAGATTGAATCAATCATTAGAGAATATCCTGAAATCAAAGACTGTGTTGTAATCGTAAAACAGTATTCGGAAAATATTATTCTTATAGTTGGTTACATTGTTCCTAAAAAAGATTTTAATTCAGATGAATTGAAAAATTATTTAAAAAAATATCTTCCCGACTATATGATCCCAAATAATTTTATTGAACTCGATCATATACCCGTACTTCCTAATGGAAAAGCGGATCGTAAGTCATTGCCTGAACCTGTAATCACACTAAACAGGTAA
- a CDS encoding 3-hydroxyacyl-CoA dehydrogenase family protein: MKFNKVGVIGAGNIGIGAVTDLVIHDIHAVVVDNSAGQLKKAESEILKNIRFAPLLLKGSPKISPQEALAKITFSTEINSLNGCEFIIENVTEDWGIKEKVYRELDKLLPQDICIGCNTSCISITRVGSVTNRPDKIVGIHLMNPVHLKPTVEVIKGYHTSEETLSKLSDLFVQLKKNSIIVNDLPGFVSNRISHLFMNEAAFVFQDQVASAKDIDDIFKKCFGHTMGPLETADLIGLDTVMHSLDVLYESYKDPKFRCCPLLRKMVYAGQLGRKTGKGFYNYPNG; the protein is encoded by the coding sequence ATGAAGTTTAATAAAGTTGGGGTTATTGGTGCCGGGAATATCGGAATCGGCGCAGTAACTGATTTAGTTATTCACGATATACATGCGGTAGTTGTAGATAATTCAGCCGGACAATTAAAAAAAGCTGAATCTGAAATTTTAAAGAACATAAGATTTGCACCGCTGCTGTTAAAGGGTTCTCCTAAAATCTCACCGCAGGAAGCATTGGCAAAGATTACATTTTCAACTGAAATAAACTCACTGAATGGCTGTGAATTTATCATTGAGAATGTAACCGAGGATTGGGGTATTAAAGAAAAAGTATATCGCGAACTTGATAAGCTTTTACCACAAGATATTTGTATTGGTTGTAACACTTCCTGCATTTCTATCACCAGGGTAGGAAGCGTAACAAACCGCCCTGATAAAATTGTCGGAATACATTTAATGAATCCGGTTCATTTAAAACCAACCGTTGAGGTTATAAAAGGATATCATACTTCAGAAGAAACTCTTTCAAAGTTGAGTGATCTTTTTGTACAACTAAAAAAGAATTCAATCATAGTAAATGATCTTCCCGGTTTTGTTTCCAACAGGATATCTCACCTGTTTATGAATGAAGCCGCTTTCGTATTCCAGGATCAGGTTGCATCCGCAAAAGACATAGATGATATTTTCAAAAAATGTTTCGGACATACAATGGGACCTCTTGAAACAGCAGATCTTATCGGGTTGGATACTGTAATGCATTCTCTCGATGTTTTGTATGAAAGTTACAAAGATCCCAAATTTAGATGCTGTCCTCTTTTAAGGAAAATGGTATATGCCGGACAATTAGGGCGCAAAACAGGAAAAGGTTTTTATAACTATCCCAACGGATAA